Proteins co-encoded in one Cupriavidus metallidurans CH34 genomic window:
- a CDS encoding HpcH/HpaI aldolase/citrate lyase family protein, whose product MTTATHPRDALFAGEKAFPALAACEHFAGSEKLIGKAMDLQAEYGPVFDVTCDCEDGAATGQEREHAEMVARMIASDRNRFGRAGARIHDPSHPAWRQDVEIIVGQAGGRLAYITVPKATRHEQVAEVIAFIRETAQRAGLERPVPVHVLIETHGALRDVFPIAELPDIEVLDFGLMDFVSGHHGAIPAAAMRSPGQFEHALLARAKADMVAAALANGIVPAHNVCLNLKDADVIGADASRARNQFGFLRMWSIYPAQILSIVNAMRPDFAEVEDAAGILLAAQDADWGPIQYKGELHDRATYRYFWEVLEKARVTGMAMPAEAERRFFAA is encoded by the coding sequence ATGACAACCGCGACACACCCGAGAGATGCCCTGTTTGCCGGCGAGAAAGCCTTTCCCGCGCTGGCCGCCTGCGAGCACTTTGCCGGTAGCGAAAAGCTGATCGGCAAGGCCATGGACCTGCAAGCGGAGTACGGTCCGGTATTCGACGTGACCTGCGACTGCGAGGACGGCGCCGCCACGGGGCAGGAACGCGAGCACGCGGAAATGGTGGCGAGGATGATCGCCTCCGACCGCAATCGCTTCGGGCGCGCCGGCGCGCGGATTCACGATCCGTCGCACCCGGCCTGGCGTCAGGACGTGGAGATCATCGTCGGGCAGGCTGGCGGCCGGCTGGCGTATATCACCGTGCCCAAGGCCACGCGTCATGAGCAGGTGGCGGAGGTCATCGCGTTTATCCGCGAGACCGCGCAACGTGCCGGGCTGGAACGGCCGGTGCCAGTGCACGTGCTGATCGAAACGCACGGCGCGCTGCGCGACGTGTTCCCGATCGCCGAACTGCCGGACATCGAGGTGCTGGACTTCGGCCTGATGGACTTTGTCAGTGGCCATCACGGCGCGATTCCCGCTGCGGCGATGCGCAGCCCCGGCCAGTTCGAGCACGCGCTGCTGGCGCGCGCCAAGGCCGACATGGTGGCTGCGGCGCTGGCCAATGGCATCGTGCCTGCGCACAATGTCTGCCTGAACCTCAAGGACGCCGACGTGATTGGCGCCGACGCCAGCCGCGCGCGCAATCAGTTCGGCTTCCTGCGCATGTGGAGCATCTATCCCGCGCAGATCCTGTCGATCGTCAACGCCATGCGCCCGGACTTTGCCGAGGTGGAGGACGCCGCCGGCATCCTGCTCGCCGCGCAGGATGCCGACTGGGGACCGATCCAGTACAAGGGCGAGCTACATGACCGCGCCACCTACCGTTACTTCTGGGAGGTGCTGGAGAAAGCCCGGGTCACCGGCATGGCGATGCCCGCGGAAGCGGAGCGCCGGTTTTTCGCTGCCTGA
- a CDS encoding aldehyde dehydrogenase — protein sequence MQDQSDQTRALWVDGVSVFTPARTFDSVNPATGEVNWQVAFATAEHVAAAVASAKRAVNDPAWRKMLPHVRAGILMRIADAMTARADEFARLQMLENGKVWSECRAQALSAASTFRFYASACETLGSEVTPSRGNYLSMTAYEPYGVVAAITPWNSPLTMEAQKVAPALAAGNAVILKPSEVTPSGALLLAQVAFEAGLPKGLLNVVTGDGRETGTALVEHPDVRMVSFTGGTATGRSIAGIAAQRLIPVALELGGKSPHIIFEDANIDAAINGVVDGIFEGSGQSCVAGSRLFVQRSIYDKAVGLLVERARALRVGLPDVAGSQLGPLAGFAHRDRVERFVSIAREEGGQILAGGRRPPEAALQAGAFFEPTVIGGLSNSATAVQQEIFGPVLCVLPFGDEDDLIAQANDSAFGLASGIWTANYQRAWRVARALETGLVWINTYKQLSIATPFGGFKDSGIGREKGVNGVRLYQQSKGIYWSMDEKNFPSDGALA from the coding sequence ATGCAGGATCAATCAGACCAGACCCGCGCTCTTTGGGTCGACGGCGTCAGTGTTTTCACCCCCGCACGCACTTTCGATTCCGTCAATCCGGCCACGGGCGAGGTCAACTGGCAGGTCGCCTTTGCCACGGCCGAGCATGTGGCGGCTGCCGTCGCGTCCGCCAAGCGGGCGGTCAATGATCCGGCGTGGCGCAAGATGCTGCCCCACGTGCGGGCCGGCATCCTGATGCGGATTGCCGATGCCATGACAGCGCGCGCCGACGAGTTCGCGCGGCTGCAGATGCTTGAGAACGGCAAGGTCTGGTCGGAGTGCCGGGCCCAGGCCCTTTCCGCGGCCTCGACCTTCCGCTTCTATGCCAGTGCCTGCGAAACCCTCGGGTCGGAAGTGACGCCGTCGCGCGGCAACTATCTGTCGATGACGGCCTATGAACCCTATGGCGTCGTCGCCGCGATCACGCCGTGGAATTCCCCGTTGACGATGGAAGCGCAAAAGGTGGCCCCGGCCCTGGCCGCCGGCAACGCGGTGATTCTGAAACCCTCTGAAGTCACGCCGTCGGGCGCGTTGCTGCTGGCGCAGGTGGCGTTCGAGGCGGGCTTGCCCAAGGGCCTGCTCAACGTCGTCACCGGCGACGGCAGGGAGACCGGTACGGCGCTCGTCGAGCATCCTGATGTCCGCATGGTGTCGTTCACGGGCGGCACGGCCACCGGGCGCAGCATCGCCGGCATCGCCGCGCAGCGGCTCATCCCCGTAGCGCTCGAACTTGGTGGCAAGTCTCCGCACATCATTTTCGAGGACGCGAACATCGACGCCGCGATCAATGGCGTGGTCGATGGCATTTTCGAAGGCAGCGGCCAGTCGTGCGTCGCAGGGTCGCGGCTCTTCGTGCAGCGTTCGATCTACGACAAGGCCGTGGGTTTGCTGGTCGAACGCGCCCGCGCGTTGCGTGTTGGCCTGCCAGACGTCGCGGGCTCGCAACTGGGCCCGCTCGCGGGCTTCGCGCATCGGGATCGCGTCGAGCGCTTCGTCAGCATCGCGCGCGAGGAAGGCGGCCAGATTCTCGCAGGCGGCCGTCGGCCGCCCGAGGCGGCGCTGCAGGCTGGCGCGTTCTTCGAGCCGACCGTGATCGGTGGGTTGTCCAATAGCGCGACTGCGGTGCAGCAGGAAATCTTCGGGCCAGTGCTTTGCGTCCTGCCTTTCGGCGACGAGGATGACCTGATCGCGCAGGCCAACGACTCAGCCTTCGGTCTTGCCTCCGGCATCTGGACGGCAAACTACCAGCGTGCATGGCGCGTGGCGCGGGCGCTGGAGACCGGACTGGTCTGGATCAATACGTACAAACAGTTGTCGATCGCCACGCCGTTCGGCGGCTTCAAGGACAGCGGCATCGGGCGGGAGAAAGGCGTCAACGGTGTGCGCCTCTACCAGCAAAGCAAAGGCATCTACTGGAGCATGGACGAGAAGAACTTCCCGTCCGACGGGGCCCTGGCCTGA
- a CDS encoding NAD(P)-dependent oxidoreductase: MQAIKTIGFIGVGVMGEPMCRHLAQKSGATVLACDRDAAPLARLAECGVRAATMAEVSAQADIVFLSLPSGEVVESVVLGENGLLAGGRAGQIIVDLSTSTMNTARKAAEAMAARGMKFADAPVMRTRAAAEAGTLAVPVGADDALFALVAPFIRMFASDVVHAGGVGAGQVVKILNNMVLYETVLALSEARAIGVRAGLSPQGLFEALSIGSADSFALRNHGMKAIAPQVFPERAFPVTYARKDISYAVALADQLGVEATGAKNLMNCLDQAIEAGHGDKYAPAISLVFEGK, encoded by the coding sequence ATGCAGGCAATCAAGACTATTGGATTTATCGGTGTTGGCGTCATGGGCGAGCCTATGTGCCGCCACCTGGCGCAGAAGAGCGGAGCGACCGTCCTCGCGTGCGACCGCGATGCCGCGCCGCTGGCGCGTCTGGCCGAATGCGGCGTGCGCGCTGCGACGATGGCAGAGGTCTCTGCGCAGGCGGACATCGTCTTCCTGTCGCTGCCCTCTGGCGAGGTGGTCGAATCGGTGGTGCTGGGCGAAAACGGCCTGCTGGCCGGTGGCCGCGCCGGTCAGATCATCGTCGACCTGAGCACGTCCACGATGAACACGGCACGCAAGGCTGCGGAGGCCATGGCGGCCAGGGGCATGAAGTTTGCCGATGCGCCGGTCATGCGCACGCGTGCAGCGGCCGAAGCCGGCACGCTGGCGGTGCCGGTGGGCGCTGACGACGCGCTGTTCGCGCTGGTTGCCCCGTTCATCCGCATGTTCGCCTCGGATGTCGTCCATGCCGGTGGCGTGGGCGCGGGGCAGGTCGTGAAGATCCTCAACAACATGGTGCTCTACGAGACCGTGCTCGCACTGTCTGAAGCGCGTGCGATCGGCGTGCGAGCCGGTCTTTCGCCGCAGGGGCTTTTCGAGGCGCTTTCCATTGGTTCGGCCGACAGCTTCGCGCTGCGCAATCACGGCATGAAGGCGATTGCGCCCCAGGTCTTTCCGGAGCGCGCATTCCCGGTGACCTACGCGCGCAAGGACATCAGCTATGCCGTAGCCCTGGCTGACCAATTGGGTGTGGAAGCCACTGGCGCGAAGAACCTGATGAACTGTCTCGATCAGGCCATCGAGGCTGGCCACGGCGACAAGTACGCACCGGCCATCAGCCTGGTATTCGAAGGCAAGTAA
- a CDS encoding IclR family transcriptional regulator, which translates to MLQTPPDAAAGQTDGVAAVDRAFAIAVALAQAGAPQTLADLARATGMYKSTLLRLLASLERSSLVVQRPDKRYTLGSLAFLFGRAFEASHGLQEAIYPVMEWLVSKGTESPSFHVPHGPDNRICLLRIDSSHSTLDRVRVGDVLPLRKGAPGKVLIAYGAGAPATADTPVVFTSFGERDPLCGAISSPVFGPGNTLLGALSLSGPLERFSELAVNRMTDLLLEAASRATQALGGRWPDDAAPDAPKAAKRRA; encoded by the coding sequence ATGTTGCAAACTCCTCCCGACGCGGCTGCAGGTCAAACCGACGGTGTTGCGGCAGTCGACCGCGCATTTGCCATCGCTGTTGCGCTGGCCCAGGCTGGCGCGCCGCAGACCCTTGCCGACCTGGCACGGGCGACCGGCATGTACAAGAGCACGCTGCTACGTCTGCTGGCCTCGCTCGAACGGAGCAGCCTGGTCGTGCAACGGCCCGACAAGCGCTACACGCTTGGCTCGCTGGCCTTCCTGTTCGGGCGCGCCTTCGAGGCAAGTCACGGATTGCAGGAGGCCATCTATCCGGTCATGGAATGGCTGGTGTCTAAAGGGACCGAAAGCCCGTCGTTCCATGTGCCGCACGGTCCGGACAACCGCATTTGCCTGCTGCGCATCGACTCCTCCCACTCCACGCTCGACCGCGTGCGCGTCGGAGACGTCCTCCCCCTGCGCAAGGGCGCGCCCGGCAAGGTACTGATTGCCTATGGCGCCGGAGCGCCCGCCACCGCGGACACCCCGGTGGTGTTCACCTCGTTCGGCGAGCGCGATCCGCTGTGCGGCGCCATCTCCAGTCCCGTATTCGGGCCTGGCAATACGCTGCTCGGCGCCCTCTCCCTGTCCGGTCCGCTCGAGCGCTTCTCCGAACTCGCCGTGAACCGCATGACGGACCTGCTGCTCGAGGCGGCCAGCAGGGCAACCCAGGCACTCGGTGGCCGCTGGCCGGACGATGCCGCTCCGGATGCGCCAAAAGCCGCGAAGCGCCGCGCCTGA
- a CDS encoding tripartite tricarboxylate transporter substrate binding protein, translating into MNIRNRVAGLLACLGVLSVSGTGAANAADAPAFPTKPVSIVVPYAAGGATDIIARLIGKRLGEVWKQPVVVVNKPGAGTVLGAGFVAKSPGDGYTLYMTTAAHTISSSLYRSLPYDPVKDFAPINLSAIVPLVLVVGPTVPAKDLPELLAYARSHPGATYASPGNGSPQHLAGALFKSKAGLELTHVPYKGDAPMLSDLMGGQVQMAFVTLSSALPHIKSGKLRAIALAHSKRSPTLPSVPTFTQAGLPFQAATWFGLFSPATMPPGLRQKINEDVTRIVAEPATRASIEDLGGDAVNEGPKEFSAFIDSESKRWAEAVKVSGAQVD; encoded by the coding sequence ATGAATATTCGCAATCGGGTCGCAGGCTTGCTCGCCTGTCTTGGCGTGCTTTCCGTTTCGGGCACTGGGGCCGCGAATGCGGCGGACGCCCCGGCATTTCCGACCAAGCCGGTGTCGATCGTGGTGCCGTACGCCGCCGGTGGCGCCACCGACATCATTGCCAGGCTGATCGGCAAGCGCCTGGGCGAAGTGTGGAAGCAGCCCGTCGTCGTCGTGAACAAGCCCGGCGCTGGGACTGTGCTCGGCGCGGGCTTCGTGGCGAAGTCTCCGGGCGATGGCTACACCCTCTACATGACGACCGCGGCCCATACCATCAGCAGTAGCCTGTATCGGTCCCTTCCCTACGACCCGGTCAAGGACTTCGCCCCGATCAACCTGTCGGCGATTGTCCCGCTGGTGCTCGTGGTCGGACCGACCGTCCCCGCCAAGGATCTCCCCGAACTGCTGGCGTACGCGCGCAGCCATCCGGGCGCGACGTATGCCTCGCCCGGTAACGGTTCACCGCAGCATCTCGCGGGCGCGCTGTTCAAGTCGAAGGCTGGTCTGGAGCTGACGCATGTCCCCTACAAGGGCGATGCGCCGATGCTGTCCGACCTGATGGGCGGGCAGGTGCAGATGGCGTTCGTCACGCTGTCATCGGCGCTGCCGCATATCAAATCCGGCAAGCTCCGCGCGATTGCGCTGGCCCATTCGAAGCGCAGCCCGACGTTGCCGAGTGTGCCGACGTTTACGCAGGCTGGCCTGCCGTTCCAGGCGGCCACGTGGTTCGGTCTCTTCAGCCCGGCGACCATGCCGCCCGGCCTGCGTCAGAAGATCAACGAGGACGTGACGCGCATCGTGGCGGAGCCCGCCACGCGTGCCAGCATCGAGGACCTGGGCGGCGACGCGGTCAACGAAGGACCGAAGGAGTTCTCGGCATTCATCGATAGCGAGAGCAAGCGTTGGGCCGAAGCGGTGAAAGTTTCCGGCGCGCAGGTCGACTGA
- a CDS encoding DUF1697 domain-containing protein, translated as MPRYVAFLRGVSPMNARMPELKHCFEAAGFSEVRTLLSSGNVVFDARSASTTALERRAEKAMHAELGHSFGTFIRPAGYLRDLIEADPFAEFDLAPGAKRVVTFLRSPVAPEITLPIERDGASIIKASAAEVFSAYLPDPKKGPVFMTLLERSFGKDITTRTLDTVIKCARA; from the coding sequence ATGCCCCGATACGTCGCCTTTCTTCGCGGTGTCAGTCCGATGAACGCCCGGATGCCCGAGCTTAAGCATTGCTTCGAAGCAGCGGGTTTCTCCGAGGTTCGGACGTTGTTGTCCAGCGGGAACGTCGTGTTCGACGCGCGTTCGGCGTCCACCACAGCGCTGGAGCGACGCGCCGAGAAGGCCATGCACGCCGAGTTGGGTCATAGCTTCGGCACGTTCATTCGGCCCGCCGGCTATCTCCGGGACCTGATCGAGGCCGATCCATTTGCCGAGTTTGACCTGGCGCCCGGGGCCAAGCGGGTCGTCACCTTTCTCCGCAGTCCGGTGGCGCCCGAAATCACACTGCCAATCGAGCGCGATGGCGCCAGCATCATCAAGGCCAGCGCGGCGGAAGTCTTCAGTGCATATTTGCCGGATCCGAAGAAAGGACCGGTATTCATGACGCTGCTTGAGCGCTCGTTCGGGAAGGACATCACCACGCGCACGCTTGACACCGTTATCAAGTGCGCGCGGGCCTAG
- a CDS encoding carbon-nitrogen hydrolase family protein, whose product MMRIKVAAIQIDSRQDREANLAALEHWILAAASDGAKLIVTPEYSDVRGDANALQAAASAVPGPVSEHISSLAQRTGCWIHLGSMHERLPGETRLGNSGITFAPDGGIAARYRKVHLYDAVVNGKPYRESADFAPGDGLHTVDAAGLTLGLSICYDLRFGELYRTLRARGANVLLVPAAFNVHTGRDHWETLLRARAIENQCYVIAAAQIGGPGPALPCLGRSMIIDPWGTVLACMPDTTGFITAELDTERVAGLREALPAWEHRRTDLYFGGIQNSG is encoded by the coding sequence ATGATGCGGATAAAAGTCGCTGCCATCCAGATCGACAGCCGGCAGGACCGCGAGGCTAACCTGGCGGCACTCGAACACTGGATTCTTGCCGCCGCGTCGGACGGCGCGAAACTGATCGTTACGCCGGAGTACAGCGATGTCCGCGGCGATGCCAACGCGCTACAGGCGGCCGCCAGCGCGGTTCCGGGCCCGGTCTCCGAGCACATCTCCTCGCTGGCGCAACGCACCGGTTGCTGGATTCATCTGGGCTCGATGCATGAACGCCTGCCAGGCGAGACCCGCCTCGGCAATAGCGGCATCACGTTCGCGCCAGATGGTGGCATTGCCGCACGCTATCGCAAGGTGCACCTGTACGACGCCGTGGTGAATGGCAAACCCTATCGCGAGTCAGCCGACTTCGCGCCGGGGGACGGCCTGCATACCGTGGACGCTGCCGGCCTGACCCTGGGTCTGAGCATCTGCTACGACCTGCGCTTCGGCGAGCTGTACCGGACCCTGCGCGCACGCGGCGCCAACGTGCTGCTGGTGCCCGCCGCTTTTAACGTGCACACCGGACGCGACCACTGGGAGACGCTGCTGCGGGCCCGTGCCATCGAAAACCAGTGCTACGTGATTGCCGCCGCGCAGATCGGCGGCCCGGGACCCGCCCTGCCCTGCCTGGGGCGCAGCATGATCATTGACCCCTGGGGCACCGTGCTGGCCTGTATGCCGGACACCACCGGCTTCATCACCGCCGAACTCGATACAGAGCGCGTGGCCGGCCTGCGCGAGGCGCTTCCGGCATGGGAGCATCGACGCACGGATCTGTACTTCGGCGGCATTCAGAACTCAGGCTGA
- a CDS encoding serine hydrolase, whose amino-acid sequence MELVAFPLGSRIPDAAALRARVETALAPLLAGTQARVAISLRLADGKVVLEREAERVQPSASIIKLPILFTLLEQVAQGHLQLEQRFSLDGLERVGGTGILSQLPSVQSLTLAELVRLMIVLSDNLATNALIELLGFEGVNDWCDRAGLGQTRLQRRMMDAAARAAGLDNFTSASDAAAPLCWLLRDGSLPAPLRDFALGLLADQRERAHFGAALPAGAMLANKTGQLPGLRHDAGILTVGAYSVVLAVLADGFTDARTAQTLHGGDGAQWLAEAARIVAQALAAQQDENGAE is encoded by the coding sequence ATGGAACTCGTGGCATTTCCGCTAGGTAGCCGGATTCCCGATGCGGCCGCGCTTCGCGCGCGGGTAGAAACCGCGCTGGCACCGCTGCTGGCCGGCACGCAGGCACGCGTCGCGATCAGCCTGCGGCTTGCCGATGGCAAGGTGGTGCTGGAGCGCGAGGCCGAGCGCGTGCAGCCATCGGCCAGCATCATCAAGCTGCCGATCCTGTTCACGCTGCTGGAACAGGTGGCGCAGGGTCATCTGCAGCTTGAGCAACGCTTCTCTCTGGACGGACTCGAGCGCGTGGGCGGTACTGGCATCCTCAGCCAATTGCCCAGTGTCCAGAGCCTGACGCTGGCGGAACTGGTGCGGCTGATGATCGTGCTGAGCGACAACCTGGCGACCAATGCGCTGATCGAATTGCTCGGCTTCGAGGGCGTGAACGACTGGTGCGATCGCGCGGGACTCGGGCAGACGCGGCTGCAGCGTCGCATGATGGACGCCGCCGCGCGCGCCGCAGGGCTGGACAACTTCACGAGCGCCAGCGACGCTGCGGCCCCGCTGTGCTGGCTGCTGCGCGATGGATCGTTGCCAGCCCCGCTGCGTGACTTCGCACTAGGGCTGCTGGCCGATCAGCGCGAGCGCGCCCATTTCGGCGCGGCGCTGCCAGCCGGTGCCATGCTGGCCAACAAGACCGGACAGTTGCCCGGCCTTCGTCACGACGCCGGCATTCTGACCGTAGGCGCCTACAGCGTCGTGCTGGCCGTACTGGCCGACGGTTTCACCGACGCGCGCACCGCGCAGACGCTGCACGGTGGCGATGGCGCGCAATGGCTGGCCGAAGCGGCGCGGATCGTGGCGCAGGCGCTTGCCGCGCAGCAAGACGAGAACGGAGCGGAATGA
- a CDS encoding Bug family tripartite tricarboxylate transporter substrate binding protein — translation MRRPNLKRRHFLLAPVLGAIALGTATLAHAAYPDRPITLVIPFSAGGPTDVVGRIVASKASEILGQQIVVDNRVGAAGTIGMNAVARAKADGYTLGLATVSTHGTAPHLLAKPPYDPVKDFTPVVNLVSSPNILSVHPGFPARTLKEFVDYTKKHPGKESYANAGAGGINDLGMAWFLQLNDANMISVPYKGSAPALNDAIGGNVKVIFDNFPSSLPFIKAGKLRALAITGTQRNDKLPDVPTFAEQGYKDYDVSAWYGVVAPAKLPPEVRTRLVEAFQAALADANTRQRLVDAGAFPVSVGPDAFARQIRQEYERWGTVIRKAGITPQ, via the coding sequence ATGAGGAGACCCAACTTGAAACGCAGACACTTCCTTCTGGCGCCCGTCCTCGGCGCCATCGCGCTGGGCACCGCCACGCTGGCGCACGCCGCCTATCCCGACCGGCCGATCACGCTGGTCATCCCCTTTTCCGCCGGGGGTCCGACCGACGTCGTGGGGCGTATCGTTGCCAGCAAGGCTTCGGAGATCCTGGGCCAGCAGATCGTGGTCGACAACCGCGTCGGCGCGGCCGGCACGATCGGCATGAATGCAGTGGCGCGCGCCAAGGCCGATGGCTACACGCTCGGCCTCGCCACGGTCAGCACGCACGGCACCGCGCCGCATCTGCTGGCCAAGCCGCCCTATGACCCGGTCAAGGACTTCACGCCGGTCGTCAATCTGGTCAGCAGCCCCAACATCCTCAGCGTGCACCCCGGCTTCCCGGCCCGCACGCTGAAGGAGTTCGTGGATTACACGAAGAAGCACCCCGGCAAGGAAAGCTACGCCAACGCCGGTGCCGGAGGCATCAACGACCTCGGCATGGCCTGGTTCCTGCAACTCAACGACGCGAACATGATCAGCGTGCCCTACAAGGGCTCGGCGCCGGCGCTCAACGATGCAATCGGCGGCAACGTCAAGGTCATCTTCGACAACTTCCCGTCGTCCCTGCCATTCATCAAGGCGGGCAAGCTGCGCGCGCTCGCCATCACCGGCACGCAACGCAACGACAAGCTGCCCGACGTCCCGACCTTCGCCGAGCAGGGCTACAAGGACTATGACGTCAGCGCCTGGTATGGCGTGGTAGCGCCGGCAAAGTTGCCGCCGGAGGTTCGCACCCGCCTGGTGGAGGCCTTCCAGGCGGCGCTGGCCGATGCCAACACGCGGCAGCGCCTTGTCGATGCCGGCGCCTTCCCGGTCTCGGTCGGGCCGGATGCCTTTGCCCGCCAGATCCGTCAGGAATACGAGCGTTGGGGCACGGTGATCCGCAAGGCTGGCATCACGCCGCAGTAA
- a CDS encoding N-acyl-D-amino-acid deacylase family protein: MPSCDLLFTNATLIDGTGATRRTGALAVTDGRIVALGDCSGWQAARTVDATGHVLAPGFIDVHTHDDSALLSTPAMAAKTSQGVTSVIAGNCGISIAPLTPTHGLPQPLMLLGEVSDYRFPSVADYRRALEASPPSVNVGLLVGHSTLRAGAMTDTTRAATAEEIEAMAAMLDQALSDGGLGMSTGLSYPASRAAPTAEVVALARVTARHPGAIYTTHMRSERDQVIEAVGETLEIGREAALPVVISHHKCIGRKNFGKTTVTLSLIDKALATQDVSLDVYPYTASSTVLLPEFVGEAERIIVTSSQPYPEQARRDLSAIAADWNVSLEEAAARLGPATAIYFQMDEGDLRRVLSHPRTMIGSDGIPGPYPHPRLWGSFPRVLGHYARELGLLTLEDAVRRMTSLPASVFGLPGRGVLEVGYAADLVLFDPEQVIDRADYTQPCEPSAGIEAVYVNGVQVWGPDGATGAAAGQFLRH, from the coding sequence ATGCCATCCTGCGACCTGTTGTTCACCAACGCCACGTTGATCGATGGTACCGGCGCCACACGTCGTACCGGCGCACTGGCCGTGACGGACGGACGCATTGTCGCGCTCGGTGACTGCTCCGGCTGGCAGGCCGCGCGTACCGTCGACGCAACCGGCCATGTGCTGGCGCCCGGCTTCATCGACGTGCACACGCACGATGACAGCGCCCTGCTCAGCACGCCTGCAATGGCGGCCAAGACCAGCCAGGGCGTGACGAGCGTGATTGCCGGCAACTGCGGCATCAGCATCGCGCCGCTAACACCGACCCACGGCCTGCCGCAGCCGCTGATGCTGCTGGGCGAGGTCTCGGACTACCGCTTTCCCTCCGTCGCCGACTACCGGCGCGCGCTGGAGGCCTCGCCACCCAGCGTCAACGTCGGTCTGCTGGTGGGCCACAGCACGCTGCGCGCGGGCGCGATGACCGATACCACGCGTGCCGCCACCGCCGAGGAAATCGAGGCGATGGCCGCGATGCTCGACCAGGCGCTGAGCGATGGCGGCCTGGGCATGAGCACCGGCCTCAGCTATCCGGCAAGCCGCGCGGCGCCAACCGCCGAAGTGGTGGCCCTGGCGCGCGTGACCGCGCGTCACCCGGGCGCGATCTACACCACCCATATGCGCAGCGAGCGCGACCAGGTCATCGAGGCCGTTGGCGAAACGCTGGAGATCGGCCGCGAAGCCGCGCTACCTGTCGTGATCTCGCACCACAAATGCATCGGGCGCAAGAACTTCGGCAAGACCACCGTCACCCTGAGCCTGATCGACAAGGCGCTGGCCACCCAGGACGTATCCCTCGACGTCTACCCCTACACGGCCAGCTCCACGGTGCTGCTGCCCGAGTTCGTCGGCGAGGCGGAACGGATCATCGTCACGAGTTCGCAGCCGTATCCCGAGCAGGCACGCCGGGACCTGTCGGCCATCGCCGCCGACTGGAATGTATCGCTGGAGGAAGCTGCCGCCCGGCTCGGACCGGCCACCGCGATCTATTTCCAGATGGATGAGGGCGACCTGCGCCGCGTGCTCTCTCACCCGCGCACGATGATCGGCTCGGATGGCATTCCCGGCCCTTACCCGCACCCACGGCTCTGGGGCAGCTTTCCGCGCGTGCTCGGCCACTACGCCCGCGAACTGGGCCTGTTGACGCTCGAAGACGCCGTGCGCCGCATGACGTCGCTGCCAGCCTCGGTCTTTGGTCTGCCCGGGCGTGGGGTGCTGGAAGTGGGCTACGCCGCCGATCTGGTGCTGTTCGATCCCGAACAGGTGATCGACCGCGCCGACTACACGCAGCCGTGCGAGCCGTCGGCCGGCATCGAAGCGGTCTATGTCAACGGCGTGCAGGTCTGGGGCCCGGATGGCGCCACCGGCGCTGCCGCCGGACAGTTCCTGCGCCACTGA
- a CDS encoding RidA family protein: MKQIIDTGLPRSAAPVEWAVLGNGILFTTQIPTGADGNVVEGGMEAQARQTLQNLKQTLDAAGGSLADLTQVIVYVTDRADLAVFNRVYAEMIPAPYPNRAAIVTVGFGRPEMLVEILAYAALG; this comes from the coding sequence ATGAAACAGATCATCGATACCGGCCTGCCTCGATCCGCTGCTCCCGTCGAATGGGCGGTACTGGGCAACGGCATCCTGTTCACCACGCAGATCCCGACCGGCGCCGACGGCAACGTGGTGGAAGGCGGCATGGAAGCGCAGGCGCGCCAGACGCTGCAGAACCTGAAGCAGACGCTGGATGCGGCCGGTGGTAGCCTTGCCGACCTGACCCAGGTCATCGTCTACGTGACCGACCGTGCCGATCTCGCCGTCTTCAACCGGGTCTATGCGGAGATGATTCCGGCACCCTATCCCAACCGCGCGGCCATCGTGACCGTGGGTTTCGGGCGGCCCGAGATGCTAGTCGAGATCCTCGCCTACGCGGCACTCGGCTGA